A single window of Diaphorobacter sp. HDW4A DNA harbors:
- a CDS encoding efflux RND transporter periplasmic adaptor subunit → MLFTSSRHVRQQLSVPLVAAIVISTLCLAACTGQTGAERDAPQAMPVSVAPAVQRNVIDTEMFSGRIEAAEFVEIRPRVAGSIDTVHFRDGAIVAKGQLLYTIDKRPFEAEVHRASAQLAAARTRSELASSELTRAETLLRSKAISKQEVDQLAAGARTSAADLEAAEAALRLARLNLSYTSVFSPISGRISRSAITAGNLVNDQAVLTTIASNSIVYSYFDISEQTFLRIRSLKGKAPVVRMGLANEEGFPHTGTLDFVDNRINTQTGSIRVRASFDNRQGRFVPGLSARISMETSAPYTATLVPERAIGTDQDRKVVTVVGKDGLPQLRVVRQGTLKNGMRVVLGDTVKPGESVVVEGLQRIMPGVPVKPEVLKVDESGLPISSPAGRGMTPSRSSSEPAQAPEATN, encoded by the coding sequence ATGCTTTTCACTTCCTCGCGGCATGTCCGCCAACAACTGTCTGTGCCGCTTGTTGCAGCCATCGTCATCTCCACCCTCTGCCTCGCAGCATGCACCGGCCAAACTGGGGCAGAGCGCGACGCACCGCAGGCCATGCCAGTCAGCGTCGCACCTGCTGTCCAGCGAAATGTCATCGACACCGAAATGTTCAGCGGTCGCATCGAAGCAGCTGAATTCGTGGAGATCCGTCCGAGGGTTGCGGGCTCGATTGACACCGTGCACTTCAGGGACGGGGCCATCGTTGCCAAAGGACAGCTGCTCTACACCATCGACAAGCGCCCATTTGAAGCTGAGGTTCACCGTGCAAGCGCACAACTGGCTGCCGCTCGAACTCGCAGCGAGCTTGCCAGCTCTGAGCTGACGAGGGCGGAAACGTTGCTCAGGAGCAAAGCGATTTCAAAGCAAGAGGTCGATCAGCTCGCAGCTGGAGCAAGAACAAGTGCTGCTGACCTGGAGGCAGCGGAAGCAGCCTTGAGACTCGCACGTCTCAACCTCTCCTACACGTCCGTGTTCTCGCCCATTTCGGGTCGGATATCCAGGTCGGCCATCACGGCTGGGAACTTGGTCAACGACCAAGCTGTCCTCACCACGATCGCATCCAACAGCATCGTTTACTCCTACTTTGACATCAGCGAGCAGACATTTCTGCGCATCCGATCCCTCAAAGGGAAGGCGCCCGTCGTTCGCATGGGCCTCGCTAACGAAGAGGGATTCCCGCACACAGGCACGCTCGACTTTGTCGACAACCGAATCAACACTCAGACTGGGTCGATCCGCGTGAGAGCCAGCTTTGACAACCGACAAGGTCGCTTCGTACCGGGTTTGTCAGCTCGCATCTCGATGGAGACCAGCGCCCCATACACCGCCACCTTGGTGCCCGAGAGAGCCATCGGCACTGATCAAGACCGCAAGGTCGTGACAGTGGTCGGCAAAGACGGTCTGCCTCAACTCCGTGTGGTGCGCCAAGGCACGCTGAAGAATGGAATGCGTGTCGTCCTGGGAGACACCGTCAAGCCTGGAGAGAGTGTGGTGGTCGAGGGCCTTCAACGAATCATGCCCGGCGTACCCGTGAAGCCTGAGGTACTGAAGGTGGATGAATCGGGCCTGCCGATCTCCTCACCCGCAGGCAGGGGAATGACTCCTTCGCGGTCATCTTCCGAGCCAGCCCAAGCGCCTGAGGCGACCAACTGA
- a CDS encoding TetR/AcrR family transcriptional regulator encodes MSSHASTDTGGGSAPAVAHTEDEKLLAALALALIDKPRATLHELAVAVGVSKATLYRHSRTREELIDRLTLHATECMQRTLNSAKLEAGTALEALSRFIGAQLDQREMTAGGTAFACWSPENYS; translated from the coding sequence ATGAGTTCCCATGCATCGACTGACACCGGCGGCGGTTCGGCACCAGCCGTTGCCCATACCGAAGATGAAAAGCTGCTGGCTGCACTCGCCTTGGCACTGATCGACAAGCCGCGTGCCACGCTGCATGAGTTGGCCGTTGCCGTGGGCGTGAGCAAGGCGACGCTCTACCGGCACTCGCGCACCAGAGAAGAGTTGATCGACAGGCTCACGCTCCACGCGACTGAGTGCATGCAGCGAACGTTGAACTCCGCGAAGCTGGAGGCGGGAACCGCTTTGGAGGCGTTGTCTCGGTTTATTGGCGCTCAGCTTGATCAGCGTGAGATGACGGCTGGAGGTACAGCTTTCGCGTGCTGGTCGCCTGAGAACTACTCGTGA
- a CDS encoding DUF4113 domain-containing protein, with protein MHGVRGDLVERAWKIRARINQWIGIPCGIGIAPTKTLAKLANHIAKTAERKPGSYPDELATVCDLSRLGADQLREVMTSTDVSEVWGIGRQISAQLTERGVTSVQDFVDLPCAVVRGTWGVVLERTWRELKGEACIELADMPAPKKQIACTRSFGQPVTGLNDLREAISEFTSRAAEKLRKQRHLAAQVLVFARTSPFRDGPRFSKSVVVPLIRPSADTTELANAAVKGLRSIYQPGFQLAKAGVMLLDLVPDNFVQAELDWATPLNDQRDRSKLMRAMDEVNDRFGKRTVLLGSSGLTQGADTWGMRQVRRTPYYTTRWDEVPTVRA; from the coding sequence TTGCATGGCGTACGGGGCGACCTGGTCGAGCGAGCCTGGAAGATCCGCGCCCGTATCAACCAATGGATCGGCATCCCTTGTGGCATCGGGATCGCCCCCACCAAGACCCTCGCAAAGCTGGCCAACCACATCGCCAAGACAGCAGAGCGCAAGCCCGGCAGCTACCCGGATGAACTCGCCACGGTGTGTGACCTGTCCCGACTCGGAGCAGATCAACTGCGAGAGGTCATGACCTCCACCGACGTCAGCGAGGTGTGGGGGATTGGTCGGCAGATCAGCGCCCAACTAACTGAGCGCGGGGTGACGTCAGTACAGGACTTCGTGGACCTGCCATGTGCGGTGGTGCGGGGAACTTGGGGCGTGGTGCTGGAGCGCACATGGCGTGAGCTGAAGGGAGAGGCCTGTATAGAACTTGCGGACATGCCCGCGCCAAAGAAGCAGATCGCCTGTACCCGCAGCTTCGGCCAACCCGTCACAGGGCTGAACGATTTGCGGGAGGCGATCAGTGAGTTCACCTCACGGGCAGCTGAGAAGCTGCGCAAGCAACGGCATCTGGCTGCGCAGGTGCTGGTGTTCGCAAGGACATCACCATTCAGGGATGGTCCACGGTTCTCCAAGAGCGTGGTCGTGCCGTTGATACGTCCCAGCGCGGACACCACGGAGTTGGCCAACGCAGCGGTGAAGGGGCTGCGTAGCATCTACCAACCCGGATTTCAGCTGGCCAAGGCTGGCGTGATGTTGTTGGATCTGGTGCCAGACAACTTTGTTCAGGCAGAGCTGGACTGGGCGACTCCATTGAACGATCAGCGCGACCGTTCAAAGTTGATGCGTGCCATGGACGAAGTCAATGACCGGTTTGGCAAGCGAACGGTATTGCTTGGCAGCTCTGGCCTCACCCAGGGGGCTGACACCTGGGGGATGCGTCAAGTACGGCGGACTCCTTACTACACCACAAGATGGGATGAGGTACCGACGGTGAGAGCTTGA
- the qac gene encoding Qac-pB8 family quaternary ammonium compound efflux SMR transporter, whose translation MSPYIPLSIAIVAEVIATTAMKSSDNFTRLVPSVIVVVGYVVAFYFLSITLKFIPTGIAYAIWAGAGIVLITLMGWIVHKQTLDLAAMLGMGLIVSGVLVINIFSKSGAH comes from the coding sequence ATGTCCCCGTATATCCCGCTGTCCATAGCCATCGTTGCAGAGGTGATCGCAACGACCGCCATGAAATCCTCCGACAACTTCACGCGGCTGGTGCCAAGCGTCATCGTGGTGGTCGGCTACGTGGTTGCTTTCTATTTCTTGTCGATTACCCTCAAGTTCATCCCAACTGGCATTGCTTACGCGATATGGGCCGGTGCGGGCATCGTGCTCATCACACTGATGGGTTGGATAGTGCACAAGCAGACGCTCGACCTAGCCGCCATGCTTGGCATGGGCCTCATCGTTTCAGGCGTATTGGTCATTAATATCTTCTCCAAGAGCGGTGCACACTGA
- a CDS encoding TetR/AcrR family transcriptional regulator produces MKNGVRRPKRPELVKALLLDAGAQLLVHGEQLSIGAVAEIADVTKGAVQHHFPTREALVMALYDHLVAEFQDRVADDGSGEPAAWRYARLALESADEASSDQGKALLAACVVERSVSTNWAQWVRDDRALDGSDTNKLLARLAADGLWLSEVLGIYELSAAEREALSISIKKLTQGS; encoded by the coding sequence ATGAAGAATGGTGTACGACGGCCGAAGCGGCCAGAACTTGTTAAGGCTTTACTTTTAGATGCTGGCGCGCAGTTGCTCGTCCATGGCGAGCAACTATCTATTGGCGCCGTCGCTGAAATTGCGGATGTGACCAAGGGTGCGGTGCAGCACCATTTCCCGACACGCGAGGCTTTGGTGATGGCGCTCTATGACCACCTCGTCGCTGAGTTTCAAGACCGAGTTGCAGACGATGGCTCGGGCGAGCCCGCAGCTTGGCGCTATGCCAGATTGGCTCTTGAGTCCGCTGATGAAGCGTCGTCCGATCAAGGCAAAGCGCTTCTAGCCGCTTGTGTGGTTGAGCGCTCAGTCTCGACTAATTGGGCTCAATGGGTTCGGGATGACCGAGCCCTTGACGGATCCGACACAAACAAATTACTTGCCCGGCTAGCCGCCGATGGCCTATGGCTGTCTGAGGTTCTCGGCATCTATGAGCTGTCCGCAGCAGAAAGAGAGGCGCTCTCAATTTCCATCAAGAAACTTACCCAAGGGAGCTAA